The nucleotide window CCCACGCAACTCCTCATCTCGATCCTTTAAGCGTAGTTGGAGATGGGCGGTCTCATTTTCAAATAAGCGAATCCGTCTGCTATCTTGAGTGCTTCTCTtccgcagcttctccaagtCAGCGGTCATGCGTGTGAGCTGGTCCTGCAGTTCGGAGCGTGACCGCTGCGCCTCGGCGAGGTCTGCACGTGTTGCTAGGAGAGTCTCTTGTAGAGATAGGTCTtgtgctcctgctcctgatAGCGCCTTGCTGGAGCGGGATGCTGAAGTGTCGGATGGTACATGCTGTGCTTCAACCGGATCTGAGCTCGGTGGGTTGCTAGCCGCTGCTCCCTGAACCGTGCGATCGGCCAGTTGGGTGTCTAATAGTTTTGATCGTGATGGTTAGCGAATGGTCAGAATACTTCCGGAATGTGGACTACCCCAGAAAGTGAGGGTGATCGACATACAAGCATCGTAAATAGCTATGCTGGCTTTCTCTCGTCGATCACGAGCCGCCAGCGCGGCGGAGTACTCCTCTTTCCAGTGGGCCATTTGATAGCAAGTGGTGATAAGGTGAGAGTCTATCTAGCGGATGGACGGCGGACCCCTCATATCATGGAGCCATGGTGGAGCTCAGAGTCGCCGAGGGAGAGACGTATAGCTATATTCACAGGTGTTACTAGGTTAATGAAGGAACCAAACGAGTTAAACCACGACAACCCCAACGACCTGCACAACTATATGAAAGCGTGAGGGGAAGAATGGACTATCTTGTCACTGACGGGTGGATGGGGCGCTgaccgccatctccaccgccCACGTCCGCGTGCATCATCGAAAGCCGCCGTCGCCGTTAGCTCGGCTCAGTTCACCGTCCAGGCCCAACCATCACTCTTCCTGTTTGTTACTTGACAACAACTACCCGACTCGCTCGGTGTCTCTGCCAACTGACTGCATCCCTCGCTGCGCTGACGGGATTTTATCGAAcatctctttgctttttccccttctatAGACAGAGCTTGACTTGTCCATACACTCACAGCCCCCTCATATCTCCACCATGTCGTCACGGAAGAAGGTCTTGTTGAAGGTACCTCGCCTCCCCCGACTCATGCAGGCCAAGCCGCCTCGATGAAAGCTTCAATTACTCACATAGCTCTTGGAATCTCTTAGGTTATCATTCTGGGTGATAGCGGCGTCGGTAAGACGAGTTTGATGAACCAATATGTCGGTGGCCTTATCTCCCAGCTGTTCCTCGGATCCCCACTCACCCTCATCTCGCTCAACAGGTCAACAAAAAGTTCAGCGCAAGCTACAAGGCCACGATCGGAGCCGACTTTCTCACCAAGGAGGTCCTAGTTGATGATCGGCTAGTGACAATGCAGGCATGTACTCCCCGGCTTGCGAAGACGAACGGAGCTATGCTGGGAATTGGGAGTTAACTGATTGTCCACAGATCTGGGACACTGCAGGACAAGAGCGCTTCCAGTCCCTCGGCGTTGCATTCTACCGCGGTGCGGACTGCTGCGTTCTGGTCTACGATGTCAACAATTCGAAGAGTTTCGAGGCCCTTGACAGCTGGCGCGACGAGTTCCTGATCCAGGCCAGCCCTAGGGACCCTGAGAGCTTCCCTTTTGTAAGgacttttctctcctctAATCTTACCTGACCTAGGCGCATGATTTGCGCGATGGTTCGGCCGGTAGAGACGATTACTAACTAGGGTTCAGGTTGTGATTGGTAACAAGATCGATGTGGAAGAGAGCAAGCGGATGATCTCTTCGAAACGGGCCATGACTTTCTGCCAGTCGAAGGGCAACATTCCTTACTTCGAAACGAGTGCCAAGGAAGCCGTCAACGTTGAACAGGCTTTTGAAGGTTGGTTACTCATCATGTCCACTCGATTTCAATGCATAGCTAATTTCGCACTCAGTCATCGCCCGGAGCGCTCTGGCAcaagaagaggcagaagagttTAGTGGGGAGTTCAGCGACCCGATCAACATCCACCTTGATGGTGAGCGTGACGGCTGCGCTTGTTAATGACCCCTTTACTAGACATGCCTTGCGAACGTTTTATATTTCTGCTTCAAGCCCGCTCCATTTTCGCTGTACGCGCCTCCGAACGCTCCCACTTCGTGCTTGTCAGAGCACGTCAATGCCTCGTATGAACTTTTGAGCTTGGAAGAGCGTAGCTGTTCTGTTGGGAACACCTGCACTTATACAGTTATGGAGCTCCTCATGTGTCACGCTCCTTGTCTTGTGTTTGCCTGCCAATTCGCATGGGATATCCGTTGATGGTCTTGATTCTGCTTAATATTTcccttttgcttttctggtACGAAGGTACTATCATGTTCTGTAGGAGTCTGGAATATTATTGCTTATCTGCTGAAAGCTTGTACAGTATAGCCGGTTAAGTAGGCAATTACCACACATCTAGTGTTGTATTACGCAAGACCTATGTTTCTCATAGTCAGTTCTAATTCCCAATTAGAACCCGAGAAGCAAGGAGGATCCCGCTGGCCAAAGAACCAGTGgtatggtggaggagatcaggATCGGCCAAGCGTCGCGTGCTTATCTCGGCGCATCTCGTGATGCTCGGCGTTATCAGTTCGGGTTACACCGCAGAGTCACTCCGCCTCCggtttccctctctcctccggtGAATTCCCCCCGATCTTGCTCCGTCCACGCCCCCTTCTTTATCGCCTGCTGGAACAGGTGGTGTCTTACAACGTGTACGGCCTGTTATTTGCGCCCATGATCTAGG belongs to Aspergillus luchuensis IFO 4308 DNA, chromosome 3, nearly complete sequence and includes:
- the ATG16 gene encoding ATG16 family protein (COG:U;~EggNog:ENOG410PR3K;~InterPro:IPR013923;~PFAM:PF08614), which produces MAHWKEEYSAALAARDRREKASIAIYDAYTQLADRTVQGAAASNPPSSDPVEAQHVPSDTSASRSSKALSGAGAQDLSLQETLLATRADLAEAQRSRSELQDQLTRMTADLEKLRKRSTQDSRRIRLFENETAHLQLRLKDRDEELRGKAKLLEDFQDELASLNLQLNMAEERSSRLQKENQDLVDRWMARMGKEAEALNEASKFS
- the rab7 gene encoding Rab family GTPase YPT7 (COG:U;~EggNog:ENOG410PFIM;~InterPro:IPR005225,IPR001806,IPR027417;~PFAM:PF04670,PF00025,PF08477,PF00071,PF01926;~go_function: GO:0003924 - GTPase activity [Evidence IEA];~go_function: GO:0005525 - GTP binding [Evidence IEA]) is translated as MSSRKKVLLKVIILGDSGVGKTSLMNQYVNKKFSASYKATIGADFLTKEVLVDDRLVTMQIWDTAGQERFQSLGVAFYRGADCCVLVYDVNNSKSFEALDSWRDEFLIQASPRDPESFPFVVIGNKIDVEESKRMISSKRAMTFCQSKGNIPYFETSAKEAVNVEQAFEVIARSALAQEEAEEFSGEFSDPINIHLDGERDGCAC